One stretch of Podospora bellae-mahoneyi strain CBS 112042 chromosome 2, whole genome shotgun sequence DNA includes these proteins:
- a CDS encoding hypothetical protein (CAZy:GH10; COG:G; EggNog:ENOG503NVX1), with product MTRISVLLTTSTLLATTTIAQSNREPPSTGLHSLFLSAGKLYFGTATETNNFADPTYQNILSNPLEFGQLTPENSQKWGLIQPQPGDFSFNASDQVASLANSYNHLLRCHTLTWHSQLPPFVSSTSWTPDTLRQLITTHITSVISHFGSACYAWDVVNEALNENGTFRNSVFFEVLGEEYIAHSFEVAREVAPPETKLYYNDFNLETAPEKQTAAVELVKSLQSKGVKIDGVGLQAHFTVGQTPSVESLIATLQRFADLGVDVAWTELDVAQEDVETASELAVEQQANDYVVAVRACLEVERCVGVTVWQFTDRYSWVPGTFPGKGDACLWTEDYQRKPAYWAVKGFLEGWVARMNVTRAFVGGNETTVRTVASPRGPLTEVTSGSERLERSLVKVAFISFGVWLVLNMM from the coding sequence ATGACAAGAATATCCGTCCTCCTgaccaccagcaccctctTGGCAACAACGACAATCGCCCAATCCAACCGcgaacccccctccaccggcctacactccctcttcctctccgccggAAAACTCTACTTTGGCACTGCCACCGAAACCAATAACTTCGCCGACCCAACCTACCAAAACATCCTCTCTAACCCCCTCGAATTCGGCCAGCTCACCCCAGAAAACTCACAAAAATGGGGTCTCATCCAGCCCCAACCAGGCGACTTTTCCTTCAACGCCTCTGACCAAGTCGCCTCCCTTGCCAACAGCTACAACCACCTCTTGCGTTGTCACACACTGACCTGGCactcccaactccccccctttGTCTCCTCCACATCATGGACACCAGACACGTTACGACAGTTGATCACAACACACATCACCTCGGTAATCTCCCACTTTGGGAGTGCCTGCTACGCCTGGGATGTCGTCAATGAGGCGCTAAACGAAAACGGAACATTTCGCAACTCGGTGTTTTtcgaggtgttgggggaggagtatATCGCTCATTCTTTTGAGGTTGCAAGGGAGGTAGCGCCCCCAGAGACGAAGCTCTACTACAACGACTTCAACCTTGAGACCGCACCAGAAAAGCAAACCGCCGCTGTTGAACTGGTCAAGTCGCTTCAGAGTAAAGGTGTTAAAATTGATGGCGTGGGACTCCAGGCTCACTTCACAGTTGGCCAGACGCCGAGCGTGGAGAGTTTGATAGCAACTCTGCAAAGGTTTGCTGATCTGGGGGTGGATGTCGCCTGGACGGAGCTGGATGTGGCGCAAGAGGATGTGGAAACTGCGAGTGAGCTGGCGGTGGAGCAGCAGGCAAATGATTATGTTGTTGCAGTGAGGGCGTGTCTCGAGGTAGAGAGGTGTGTCGGGGTGACGGTGTGGCAGTTTACGGATCGGTATAGCTGGGTGCCGGGGACGTTTCCAGGGAAGGGCGATGCGTGTCTTTGGACGGAGGATTATCAGAGGAAGCCGGCGTATTGGGCTGTGaaggggtttttggaggggtgggttgctAGGATGAATGTGACTAGGGCGTTTGTGGGTGGAAATGAGACAACAGTGAGGACCGTCGCAAGCCCTAGAGGGCCTTTGACTGAAGTGACTAGCGGCAGTGAAAGGTTAGAAAGAAGCTTGGTGAAGGTCGCATTCATTAGCTTCGGTGTTTGGCTGGTTCTAAACATGATGTGA